The following proteins are encoded in a genomic region of Sander lucioperca isolate FBNREF2018 chromosome 23, SLUC_FBN_1.2, whole genome shotgun sequence:
- the avl9 gene encoding late secretory pathway protein AVL9 homolog: MESHGRDDLKGPVLHIVVVGFHHKKGCQVEFSYPPLMPDEGHDSNLLPEEWRYLPFLALPDGAHNYQEDTVYFHLPPLNEDMKCVYGVSCYRQIEAKALKVRLADVTRETVQKSVCVLSRVPLYGLLQAKLQLITHAYFEEKDFSQISILKELYEHMNGSLRGSALEGSQVYLGLSPRDLILHFRHKILILFKLILLEKKVLFYVSPVNRLVGALMTVLSLFPGMIEHGLVDSSHYRPKSSVTEDPSLAESVSGAEEFVSVSVSDNGNTKLGTEAGETAQPAAGSPSSGNSTEGDNHLLKPPSRTSPESSESDWETLDPSVLEDSPKEAAEGKETQLLDAFDSKPGTPITVQPQSGSGQGGVVQGLVSGLEEDQYGLPLPIFTKGYLCLPYMALQQHHLLSDVTVRGFVAGATNILFRQQRHLSDAIVEVEEAGVHIQDPELRKILSLTTADLRFADYLVKHVTDNRDDVFLDGTGWEGGDEWIRAQFTLYLHSLLSSALQQDNERLLADYGAPFVAAWKITHNYRVWYSNKHPAMAAITPGHPFQGHYSVADVKLRLSHSVQNSERGKKIGNAMMTTSRSVVQTGKAVGQSVGGALTSAKSAMSSWFSTLAQPAAVTPPEYPEPATEVHP, translated from the exons ATGGAGTCTCACGGCAGAGACGACCTCAAGGGACCGGTGCTGCATATCGTTGTGGTTGGATTCCACCACAAAAAGGGCTGTCAG GTTGAGTTCTCGTACCCGCCGTTGATGCCAGACGAGGGCCATGACAGTAACCTGCTGCCGGAGGAGTGGAGGTACCTGCCTTTCCTGGCTCTTCCTGACGGAGCGCACAACTACCAGGAAG ACACTGTGTATTTTCACCTGCCGCCCCTAAATGAAGACATGAAGTGTGTCTACGGAGTTTCCTGTTATCGCCAAATAGAAGCAAAG GCCCTGAAGGTCCGTCTGGCTGACGTCACCAGGGAGACGGTTCAGAAGAGCGTCTGCGTCCTCAGTCGAGTG CCTCTCTACGGTCTGCTCCAAGCTAAACTACAGCTCATCACACACGCCTACTTCGAGGAGAAAGACTTCTCCCAGATCTCGATTTTAAAG GAACTGTATGAGCACATGAACGGCTCTCTGAGGGGCTCGGCTCTGGAGGGATCGCAGGTTTATCTAG GCTTATCACCGAGAGATTTAATACTGCACTTTCGACACAAG ATTCTCATCCTCTTCAAGCTCATTCTGCTGGAGAAGAAG GTCCTGTTCTACGTGTCTCCTGTCAACAGACTAGTAGGAGCTCTGATGACAGTTTTATCGCTGTTTCCAG GTATGATCGAGCACGGCCTGGTGGACTCGTCCCACTACCGGCCGAAGAGCAGCGTGACGGAGGACCCGAGTCTGGCGGAGAGTGTCTCCGGAGCCGAGGAGTTTGTCTCCGTGTCCGTCAGCGACAACGGCAACACCAAGCTGGGGACGGAGGCGGGGGAGACCGCCCAGCCGGCTGCGGGGTCTCCGTCCTCCGGGAACAGCACCGAGGGGGACAACCACCTCCTCAAACCCCCGTCACGCACCTCTCCAGAGTCCTCGGAGAGCGACTGGGAGACTCTGGACCCCAGCGTGTTGGAAGACAGTCCCAAAGAGGCAGCCGAGGGGAAAGAGACGCAGCTCCTGGACGCCTTCGACTCCAAGCCGGGGACGCCCATCACCGTGCAGCCACAGTCCGGCAGCGGGCAGGGAGGGGTGGTCCAGGGCCTGGTGTCTGGTCTGGAGGAGGATCAGTACGGCCTGCCGCTCCCCATCTTCACTAAG GGTTACCTGTGTCTGCCCTACATGGCCCTGCAGCAGCATCACCTCCTGTCAGACGTGACGGTGCGCGGTTTCGTTGCCGGGGCGACCAACATCCTCTTCCGTCAGCAGAGGCACCTCAGTGATGCTATCGTTGAG GTGGAAGAAGCTGGCGTCCACATCCAGGACCCCGAGCTCCGGAAGATCCTGAGCCTGACGACGGCGGACCTACGTTTCGCCGACTACCTGGTCAAACATGTGACCGATAACCGCGACGACGTTTTCCTGGACGGGACAGGCTGGGAGGGTGGAGACGAGTGGATCCGAGCCCAGTTCACCCTCTACCTCCACTCCTTACTGTCCTCCGCATTACAGCAAG ATAACGAGCGGCTGCTGGCGGATTACGGCGCCCCTTTCGTCGCAGCCTGGAAGATCACCCACAACTACCGCGTGTGGTACAGCAACAAGCATCCCGCCATGGCCGCCATCACCCCGGG ACACCCGTTCCAGGGCCATTACAGTGTTGCTGATGTGAAACTACGACTCTCACA CTCGGTGCAGAACAGCGAGAGAGGGAAGAAGATCGGAAACGCCATGATGACCACCAGTCGCAGTGTGGTCCAGACGGGGAAGGCAGTGG GTCAGTCCGTGGGCGGAGCGTTGACTAGCGCCAAGTCGGCCATGTCCTCCTGGTTCTCCACCCTGGCCCAGCCTGCAGCTGTCACCCCCCCGGAGTATCCGGAGCCCGCCACAGAGGTCCATCCCTGA